Proteins encoded by one window of uncultured Celeribacter sp.:
- a CDS encoding ribonuclease T2, whose amino-acid sequence MRHRIVSALVGLGLLTAAPGFADGEPAGDFDYYVLSLSWSPTWCALEGEARNSPQCDQDFGWVLHGLWPQYERGWPSYCNTTAHDPSKRETAAMADIMGTSGAAWYQWKKHGRCSGLSPQDFLALSREAFDRITRPEAFRNLKDDVKLPAAVVEDAFLKDNPGLERNEITVTCKASRIQEVRICLTRDLEPRKCGADVIRDCTLDDALFEAID is encoded by the coding sequence ATGCGTCACCGCATCGTGAGTGCCCTTGTGGGGCTTGGACTTTTGACTGCCGCGCCCGGTTTCGCCGACGGCGAGCCTGCGGGGGATTTCGACTATTACGTGCTGTCGCTGTCCTGGTCTCCGACATGGTGTGCGCTCGAAGGCGAGGCGCGCAATTCGCCGCAATGCGATCAGGACTTCGGATGGGTGCTGCACGGTCTCTGGCCGCAATATGAGCGCGGCTGGCCGTCTTATTGCAACACAACCGCCCATGATCCGTCGAAACGCGAAACCGCCGCCATGGCCGACATCATGGGCACCTCAGGCGCGGCCTGGTATCAATGGAAGAAACACGGCCGCTGCTCCGGCCTGTCCCCGCAAGATTTCCTCGCACTGTCCCGCGAAGCTTTTGACCGCATAACCCGGCCCGAGGCGTTCCGCAATCTCAAGGACGACGTCAAACTCCCGGCTGCCGTTGTCGAAGACGCCTTTCTCAAGGACAACCCCGGCCTTGAGCGCAACGAAATCACCGTCACCTGCAAAGCCTCGCGCATCCAAGAAGTCCGCATCTGCCTGACCCGCGATCTGGAGCCACGAAAATGCGGCGCCGATGTCATTCGGGACTGCACGCTGGACGATGCGCTTTTTGAGGCCATAGACTGA